agtgtatgtgtgaggggcgtgggtggagatttaaagaatgttccatagaaactacaattgtctgttttgaatttctatcatgtgctgacagtgatgattTTTGTAAACTGCTTTCAGTGGATATTGGAAGGAGAGGttttgactggaaaagcactgagattctcacacccgtatcagagtgttccagtgcactgattgtggagagacacaaggactccgacaccatggagaaaccatggaaatgtggagactgtgggaagggattcagagccccatctggggtggaatctcatcgacgcagtcacaccggggagagaccgttcatatgctccacttgtgggaagggattcaatcattcatcgaatctgctgagagagagagagagagaaagattgagagagaaagaatccaacccctgcaatcacttgtgaacttgttggtgtcgctgcaggttggatgaccgattgaatccatttcccacacacggagcaggtgaacggtctgtccccggtgtgaactcgctggtgtctctgccacgtggatgacctcctaaacctctttgtgcagtgagagcagctaaccagtctctcgtcagtgtgaatgggttggtggaccatcagttctcgagagcttttgaagccactcccacagtcttgggtgtgagtgaccttgtggctcaacaggttgggcaactgagtgaatcccttcccacacacacagcaggtgaacggtctctccccggtgtgaatgcgctggtcggTCAGCAGATTGtttaaccgagtgaatcctttcccacacacagagcaggtgaatggcctctccccagtgtgaactccctggtgtgtttgtaaatgggataactgagtgaatctcttcccacacacacagcaggtgaatggtctctctccagtgtgactgcgccgatgagtttccagtgcagatgggaacctgaatcctttcccacagtccccacatttacacaatttctccatggtgcgagtgtccttgtgactctccaagcttgacaatcagttcagttacaacaaaacatgggtgcagtctctctgctgcaatgtattttcaggctgtttaactggttaaagttctttccacagtcactcaggtgtgttcatgtttcagtgtgt
The DNA window shown above is from Mustelus asterias unplaced genomic scaffold, sMusAst1.hap1.1 HAP1_SCAFFOLD_331, whole genome shotgun sequence and carries:
- the LOC144486405 gene encoding uncharacterized protein LOC144486405; its protein translation is MEKLCKCGDCGKGFRFPSALETHRRSHTGERPFTCCVCGKRFTQLSHLQTHQGVHTGERPFTCSVCGKGFTRLNNLLTDQRIHTGERPFTCCVCGKGFTQLPNLLSHKVTHTQDCGSGFKSSRELMVHQPIHTDERLVSCSHCTKRFRRSSTWQRHQRVHTGDRPFTCSVCGKWIQSVIQPAATPTSSQVIAGVGFFLSQSFSLSLSQQIR